One window of Bacillus sp. (in: firmicutes) genomic DNA carries:
- a CDS encoding SelT/SelW/SelH family protein — translation MFNHFRGRITSLELIPSTGGVFEVTVNGEKRYSKLETGEFPNVEEFIVEMEKM, via the coding sequence TTGTTTAACCATTTCAGAGGAAGGATTACTTCTCTCGAACTTATTCCTAGTACTGGTGGTGTATTTGAAGTAACCGTCAATGGAGAGAAACGATATTCTAAGCTTGAAACAGGCGAATTTCCGAATGTAGAAGAATTTATTGTGGAAATGGAAAAGATGTAG
- the selD gene encoding selenide, water dikinase SelD → MSTKAGUGCKIGPAELSQVLRLLPEREQDPNLLVGIDTSDDAGVYRVSEDLALIQTVDYFTPIVDDPYMFGQIAAANALSDVYAMGGQPKTVLNIVGFPVKKLGAEMLAEILKGAANKVQEAGAIIVGGHSIDDQEPKFGMAVTGYVHPNKFYRNVGARPGDALVLTKPIGVGIITTGIKRGVVTPEQEAEVIETMATLNKKAAEALEGFEVHAATDVTGFGLLGHACEMAKGSNVSMTITYESVPVLEGTEMLAEQGVIPGGSKANYEWLKDDVEYATSIPESSHYILCDAITSGGLLISMPKKDAQKYVQKLHEQNISAAQIIGEVSDLNKKSLYVI, encoded by the coding sequence ATGTCAACAAAAGCTGGCTGAGGCTGCAAAATCGGCCCTGCCGAATTGTCGCAAGTTTTGCGGCTATTACCTGAACGAGAACAAGATCCAAATCTATTAGTTGGAATAGATACATCTGATGATGCTGGGGTTTACCGTGTATCCGAGGATTTAGCATTAATCCAAACAGTTGATTATTTTACACCGATTGTTGATGACCCTTATATGTTTGGACAGATTGCTGCGGCTAACGCCCTCAGTGATGTCTATGCAATGGGTGGTCAACCGAAAACAGTATTAAACATTGTTGGTTTTCCTGTCAAAAAGCTCGGAGCAGAGATGCTGGCTGAGATTTTAAAGGGTGCTGCTAATAAAGTGCAAGAAGCGGGAGCCATCATTGTTGGTGGACATTCGATTGATGACCAAGAGCCAAAGTTTGGAATGGCTGTCACTGGCTATGTTCATCCTAATAAATTTTACCGCAATGTTGGTGCTAGACCTGGGGATGCTTTAGTGTTAACTAAGCCGATTGGTGTGGGAATAATCACTACAGGCATTAAGCGTGGTGTCGTAACACCAGAACAAGAAGCAGAGGTCATCGAAACAATGGCTACACTTAATAAAAAAGCCGCAGAAGCACTAGAGGGCTTTGAAGTCCATGCCGCAACCGATGTTACTGGATTTGGACTATTAGGGCATGCTTGTGAAATGGCTAAAGGCAGCAATGTTAGCATGACGATTACGTATGAGTCCGTCCCTGTTTTAGAAGGCACCGAAATGTTAGCAGAACAAGGCGTAATCCCTGGTGGCTCAAAGGCAAATTATGAGTGGTTAAAGGATGATGTTGAATATGCAACATCTATTCCAGAAAGCAGTCACTATATTTTATGTGATGCGATAACATCTGGCGGACTGTTAATCAGCATGCCTAAAAAAGATGCGCAAAAATATGTTCAAAAACTTCACGAGCAAAATATTTCAGCTGCCCAAATTATCGGTGAAGTCAGCGATTTGAATAAGAAATCCTTATATGTAATATAA
- a CDS encoding LysR family transcriptional regulator, producing the protein MNLNNLKAFEKVVQLKSFQDAAKQLSVSQPAISLRIQALEEHFKIKLVKRTGEGVQLTPQGEIIYTRIKEILKLWEELETQFLGGKPVGKLVIGASTIPSEYLLPKIIKNFKGICPEVDFSMKISGSKDVVDWLKNRSVDVAITGEPLGAPILFSKPIVSDKLSIIAPNDFFEEDIKEFRDLFDVEWILREENSDTRSSLEKTVQSLGYSFEEMKVVGELGSTEAVIAAVEAGLGVTVVSSYAAERAEKFGRVKIITLDDFQVTRHFYFSCLMENKNLSLISAFLSFIEESY; encoded by the coding sequence ATGAATTTAAACAATCTTAAAGCGTTTGAAAAAGTTGTCCAACTAAAAAGCTTTCAAGATGCAGCGAAGCAGTTATCGGTTTCCCAGCCAGCGATTTCATTGCGAATCCAGGCGCTTGAGGAGCATTTTAAAATAAAATTAGTAAAGCGCACAGGAGAAGGGGTACAGCTCACACCACAAGGGGAAATTATTTACACGAGGATAAAAGAAATTTTAAAGCTGTGGGAAGAGCTTGAGACACAATTTTTAGGTGGAAAACCAGTTGGAAAACTCGTAATTGGAGCAAGTACAATCCCTTCTGAATATCTCCTTCCGAAAATTATTAAAAATTTTAAAGGAATCTGCCCTGAGGTTGATTTTAGTATGAAAATTTCTGGGAGCAAGGATGTTGTCGATTGGCTGAAGAATCGTTCCGTTGATGTCGCGATTACTGGTGAGCCATTAGGAGCGCCGATTCTTTTTTCAAAACCAATTGTTAGCGATAAGTTAAGCATTATTGCACCAAATGATTTTTTTGAGGAGGATATAAAAGAGTTTCGCGATTTATTTGACGTTGAATGGATTTTACGGGAAGAAAATTCGGACACAAGGTCATCGCTCGAGAAAACGGTTCAATCCCTTGGTTATTCTTTTGAAGAAATGAAGGTTGTCGGTGAGTTGGGCAGTACGGAGGCGGTCATTGCGGCGGTTGAGGCTGGTCTTGGCGTGACGGTTGTATCATCGTATGCGGCGGAACGAGCCGAAAAGTTCGGACGTGTTAAAATAATTACGTTGGATGATTTTCAAGTGACAAGGCATTTTTATTTTTCTTGTTTAATGGAAAATAAAAATTTGTCGCTCATCTCTGCGTTTTTAAGTTTTATTGAAGAATCTTATTAG
- a CDS encoding glycosyltransferase family 4 protein, with the protein MSATKILLLTPYFKENRGNSTTAKRISAGLKQNGFDVTVFAYEEERWNDEIQTIADHCDLIHIIHFYRFSKWLKETNFELNKPFVMTNGGTDVNHDLDNDVNRGDMRSLLERTSAITVFTNDAKLKLRNAYSDMNLKLHVIPQSVWFPPSNEEKQDNQLPLIKGDPAILLPAGLRAVKDIFYLMEELISLQKKYPHLQFVIAGMVLDGEIYETLQHYMRKYNWLHFLENVPIEEMKSLYKWADFVLNTSISEGQSSALLEAMDMDCLVLARNNPGNASIIQDGINGFLFKTRVEFSQKIEAVMHDEEQRKSIIHHAKNHIQSQHCFEDEIKAFIKLYEECLKM; encoded by the coding sequence TTGTCAGCAACAAAGATTTTACTGCTAACGCCGTATTTTAAAGAAAACCGTGGGAATTCAACAACAGCTAAGCGAATTTCTGCAGGCCTAAAGCAAAACGGTTTTGATGTCACGGTGTTTGCTTATGAAGAGGAAAGATGGAATGACGAAATACAAACGATTGCAGATCATTGTGATTTAATCCATATTATTCATTTTTATCGCTTTTCTAAATGGTTAAAAGAGACAAATTTCGAGTTAAATAAGCCATTTGTCATGACAAATGGGGGTACCGATGTTAACCATGATTTGGATAACGATGTGAATCGAGGGGACATGCGAAGTCTTTTAGAGAGGACTAGTGCCATTACTGTCTTTACTAATGATGCTAAACTAAAGCTAAGGAATGCCTACAGCGATATGAATCTAAAGCTGCATGTTATCCCACAGAGTGTCTGGTTTCCACCATCAAATGAGGAAAAGCAGGACAATCAGCTTCCTTTAATTAAAGGAGACCCAGCTATTTTATTACCAGCTGGGTTAAGAGCAGTAAAGGATATTTTTTATTTAATGGAAGAGCTTATTTCTTTGCAAAAGAAATATCCTCATTTACAATTCGTGATTGCGGGAATGGTTTTAGATGGAGAAATTTATGAAACACTGCAGCACTATATGAGAAAATATAATTGGCTTCATTTTTTAGAAAATGTTCCAATCGAAGAAATGAAATCACTATACAAATGGGCTGATTTTGTTTTAAATACGTCTATATCCGAAGGGCAATCATCAGCATTATTAGAAGCGATGGATATGGACTGTCTCGTTTTGGCTCGTAACAATCCAGGAAATGCAAGCATCATCCAAGATGGAATAAATGGTTTTCTTTTTAAAACGAGAGTAGAATTTTCACAAAAAATCGAAGCGGTTATGCATGATGAAGAACAAAGAAAAAGCATCATTCACCATGCAAAGAACCACATTCAATCGCAGCACTGTTTTGAAGATGAAATAAAGGCATTTATAAAGCTTTATGAGGAATGTTTAAAAATGTAA
- the selB gene encoding selenocysteine-specific translation elongation factor, with protein MAQRHYTIGMAGHIDHGKTSLTKALTNVDTDRLKEEKERNISIELGYAPLKLDHELQVSIIDVPGHERFIRQMIAGVAGIDLVILVIAADEGVMPQTKEHLEILSFLGITNGIVAISKIDRVDEELLELVQEDIRENLQGTVFEFAPFVFVDSLSKKGLEQLKEQIKKELEKIEMKDARGPFRLPIDQVFTVQGQGTIVRGTVYEGVVEKGSTLKVLPQGIPVKVRQIQVHHEQVDEAKAGQRAALNLGGISKQEVARGDVVVSSEHFLVTDTIDITAKFVSDLQAPIKQRAPIKLHTGTTEVMGKIVFFDRNELIDEEEEVVCQIRLDESIVCKRGDRIILRRPTPIETVGGGWIIDPKGKKYRFGEETLTILLQKKEGTPNERILSLLKEKALLTFDELLQFSSLDQEELTTIIEAEKGMTIFELATREYGLYADYQFIKNRLAEKLADYHQEFSLRLGFNKAEIGHLFLDLYPKRLVEFVIEKLIEESFLKKQEQYIQLATFSPHYPEKWKKRMEGVVAAIEKDEIEVQPFEQYMERAGVPEQYKDDFKHYLLQAKNCVSLDENHLISTEAIKKTANLLKEKTGAEFTVKDAKDVLNLTRKYLIPLLELFDSLKLTKRVEDKRKWVS; from the coding sequence TTGGCACAACGTCATTATACGATTGGGATGGCCGGGCATATTGACCATGGCAAGACATCGTTAACAAAAGCTTTGACAAATGTTGATACAGACAGGCTAAAAGAAGAAAAAGAAAGAAATATTTCGATAGAATTAGGATATGCACCATTAAAGCTTGATCACGAACTTCAAGTTTCGATTATAGATGTACCTGGACATGAGCGCTTTATTCGGCAAATGATTGCGGGTGTTGCTGGAATTGATTTAGTGATTCTTGTGATTGCCGCAGATGAGGGTGTGATGCCGCAAACGAAAGAACATTTGGAAATATTGTCTTTTTTAGGAATCACAAATGGAATCGTTGCCATTAGTAAAATTGACCGGGTTGATGAGGAATTGCTAGAGCTTGTTCAAGAGGATATTAGAGAAAATTTACAGGGGACGGTGTTTGAATTTGCTCCATTTGTGTTCGTAGACAGTCTTTCGAAAAAAGGCTTAGAACAATTGAAAGAGCAAATAAAGAAAGAACTGGAGAAAATAGAAATGAAAGATGCGAGAGGTCCGTTCCGCTTGCCGATTGACCAAGTTTTTACTGTCCAAGGACAAGGCACGATTGTTAGAGGTACAGTTTATGAGGGAGTTGTTGAAAAAGGAAGTACATTGAAAGTATTGCCACAAGGAATTCCTGTAAAGGTGAGGCAAATTCAAGTCCATCACGAACAAGTGGATGAGGCAAAAGCTGGGCAAAGGGCAGCTTTAAATTTGGGTGGTATTTCCAAACAAGAAGTGGCTCGTGGAGATGTTGTAGTATCCTCAGAGCATTTTTTAGTAACAGATACAATAGATATTACAGCGAAATTTGTCAGCGACCTCCAAGCACCAATTAAGCAGCGGGCACCTATCAAGCTTCACACTGGGACAACGGAAGTGATGGGTAAAATCGTTTTTTTTGACCGCAATGAGCTTATTGATGAAGAAGAGGAGGTCGTTTGTCAGATCCGTTTAGACGAGTCTATTGTCTGTAAACGCGGCGATCGCATTATTTTGCGCAGACCGACACCGATAGAAACGGTTGGCGGTGGCTGGATTATTGATCCAAAAGGGAAGAAATATCGCTTTGGTGAGGAAACCTTAACGATACTTTTACAAAAAAAGGAAGGTACACCAAATGAACGGATTCTTTCACTATTAAAAGAAAAGGCGCTCTTGACTTTTGATGAATTGTTGCAATTTTCATCGCTTGATCAAGAGGAATTGACTACAATCATCGAAGCCGAAAAAGGCATGACAATTTTTGAACTTGCCACTCGTGAATATGGGTTATATGCCGATTATCAATTTATTAAAAATAGGCTCGCAGAAAAATTAGCGGACTACCATCAAGAATTTTCGCTTCGTTTAGGTTTTAATAAAGCCGAAATCGGGCATTTATTTTTGGATTTATATCCGAAGCGTCTAGTTGAATTTGTAATTGAAAAATTAATAGAGGAAAGTTTTTTAAAGAAACAAGAGCAATATATACAACTAGCGACATTTTCACCACATTATCCTGAAAAATGGAAGAAGCGAATGGAGGGAGTTGTCGCTGCAATTGAGAAGGATGAAATTGAAGTGCAGCCATTTGAACAATATATGGAGCGAGCTGGAGTTCCTGAACAGTACAAGGACGATTTTAAGCACTATTTATTGCAAGCGAAAAACTGTGTTTCACTAGATGAAAATCACCTTATTTCTACCGAAGCAATAAAGAAAACGGCTAACTTATTGAAGGAAAAAACAGGAGCTGAATTTACAGTAAAAGATGCGAAGGATGTTCTTAACTTGACAAGAAAATATTTAATTCCATTATTAGAGCTGTTTGATTCTTTAAAGCTGACAAAAAGAGTGGAGGATAAAAGAAAGTGGGTGTCATAA
- a CDS encoding calcium-transporting P-type ATPase, PMR1-type: MNMWYTKDMAKVATELATNTDTGLSSTEAKKRLEKFGTNEFSEHKKESIFKLFFEQINSLLIYILIGAAVISIVVGEYSDAAIIIFVILLNSVIGVIQESKAEKALEELKKMTTPKAIVKRDGMVKEIPSEQIVPGDIVIIDAGRFIPADLRLMETANFKVEESSLTGESVPVDKNANWLTTDEAPIADQHNMAFMSTLATYGRAVGIVVSTGMQTEIGKIANLLGKQEKEQTPLQKKLAELGKILGIGAVIVSIVIFLIGFFQGRDILDMFLISVSLAVAAIPEGLPAIVTIVLALGVQRMIKRRAVVRKLPAVETLGAVSVICSDKTGTLTQNKMTVTKVFANGTYVAMDSSLLRGPKYSRFFEAMALCNDAVCTEKEQSGDPTEIALVAAAEAVGFDKQILDKNYERVFEIAFDSNRKMMTTVHQHNGRTFVMVKGALESILPKTSYWITGGKKSALDASEAKKIKNQANEMSLEALRVLAIAYKEISSFSAFTAEQLEKDLIFLGLTGMIDPPREEVKASIAQCKNAGIQTIMITGDNQKTAFAIAKELGIANAEVEAMAGADLDKLSESELCEKVNKIRVFARVSPEHKVKIVKALKTNGRIVAMTGDGVNDAPSLKQADVGVAMGKGGTDVAKGAADIVLTDDNFATIVAAVEEGRNIYQNIKKSILFLLSCNLGEIITLFIAIILGWPAPLTAVHILWINLITDTLPAISLGLDPDDRDVMKQQPRSIKESIFAHGGGTFTLLYGMLIGFLTLFAFVTSLHYYTGGASILAIDFANINDDALIHAQTMAFVTLSVSQLFHSLNLRSTKKSLFQVGLFTNKFLLASILLGVLIQVILVSTPVFNNIFGIHMLTVKDWLFVLTVSLVPVIFSELSKAWKRIF, from the coding sequence ATAAACATGTGGTATACAAAAGATATGGCGAAAGTTGCAACTGAACTAGCAACTAACACAGATACAGGTTTATCAAGCACAGAGGCAAAAAAACGATTAGAAAAGTTTGGAACAAATGAATTTAGTGAGCATAAAAAAGAATCAATTTTCAAGTTATTTTTCGAACAAATCAATAGCCTGTTAATTTATATTTTAATTGGTGCCGCCGTCATTTCTATCGTTGTTGGCGAATATAGTGACGCTGCCATAATCATTTTTGTTATTTTGCTTAATTCCGTTATTGGTGTCATCCAAGAATCGAAAGCGGAAAAAGCTTTGGAAGAACTGAAAAAAATGACTACCCCAAAAGCAATTGTAAAACGTGATGGCATGGTAAAAGAAATTCCATCCGAACAAATTGTTCCTGGTGATATTGTCATTATTGATGCCGGGCGCTTTATACCAGCGGACTTACGCTTAATGGAGACGGCTAATTTTAAAGTCGAAGAGTCTTCGTTAACCGGAGAATCCGTTCCAGTTGATAAAAATGCAAATTGGCTTACAACGGATGAAGCCCCTATTGCCGACCAGCACAATATGGCCTTTATGTCTACATTGGCAACCTATGGACGGGCCGTTGGTATTGTCGTTAGCACAGGGATGCAGACTGAAATCGGCAAAATCGCAAATTTACTTGGAAAACAAGAAAAAGAGCAAACACCATTACAAAAAAAATTAGCTGAGCTTGGCAAAATTCTTGGCATTGGTGCAGTCATCGTCTCCATTGTCATCTTTCTCATCGGTTTTTTTCAAGGAAGAGATATTCTAGATATGTTTTTAATTTCTGTAAGCCTTGCAGTTGCAGCAATTCCTGAAGGCCTTCCAGCAATCGTTACGATTGTGCTTGCCCTTGGTGTCCAGCGTATGATTAAACGCCGCGCTGTTGTCCGCAAGCTACCTGCTGTGGAAACGTTAGGTGCTGTTAGTGTTATTTGTTCTGATAAAACAGGTACACTCACACAAAATAAAATGACTGTAACGAAGGTCTTTGCGAACGGTACATACGTTGCGATGGACTCGTCCCTTTTAAGAGGTCCGAAATATTCCCGCTTTTTTGAAGCGATGGCCCTTTGTAATGATGCTGTTTGTACCGAAAAAGAACAATCGGGGGACCCAACTGAAATCGCCCTTGTAGCGGCTGCCGAGGCTGTTGGCTTTGATAAACAAATTCTTGATAAAAACTATGAACGGGTTTTTGAAATTGCTTTTGATTCAAATCGGAAAATGATGACGACTGTTCATCAACATAACGGCCGAACCTTCGTTATGGTAAAAGGAGCATTAGAAAGCATCTTACCGAAAACATCATATTGGATAACTGGCGGTAAAAAGAGCGCTTTAGATGCTTCAGAAGCGAAAAAAATAAAAAACCAAGCTAATGAAATGTCTCTTGAAGCGTTACGTGTGCTTGCAATTGCCTATAAAGAAATCTCTTCCTTCAGTGCCTTCACGGCAGAACAATTAGAAAAAGACCTTATTTTTCTCGGTCTTACCGGGATGATTGACCCGCCAAGGGAGGAAGTAAAAGCATCGATTGCCCAATGTAAAAATGCCGGAATCCAAACAATCATGATTACTGGTGATAATCAGAAAACCGCGTTTGCAATTGCAAAAGAGCTTGGAATTGCAAACGCGGAAGTCGAAGCGATGGCAGGTGCGGACTTGGACAAGCTAAGTGAGTCTGAATTATGTGAAAAAGTCAACAAAATCCGCGTGTTTGCCCGCGTGTCACCTGAGCATAAAGTAAAAATTGTCAAGGCATTAAAAACGAATGGACGGATTGTGGCGATGACTGGCGACGGCGTCAATGACGCCCCATCTTTAAAACAGGCCGATGTTGGTGTGGCAATGGGAAAAGGTGGTACTGATGTTGCAAAGGGAGCCGCAGATATTGTGCTAACAGATGATAACTTTGCAACCATTGTTGCTGCCGTTGAAGAAGGAAGAAATATTTATCAAAACATAAAAAAATCAATCTTGTTTTTATTATCATGTAATCTCGGGGAAATTATCACACTATTTATAGCCATCATCCTTGGTTGGCCTGCCCCGCTAACTGCTGTTCATATTTTATGGATTAATTTAATTACAGATACATTGCCGGCAATTTCACTTGGACTGGACCCTGATGACCGTGATGTTATGAAGCAACAACCACGTTCCATTAAAGAAAGCATCTTTGCTCATGGCGGCGGAACATTTACATTGCTTTACGGCATGTTAATTGGTTTCTTAACATTATTTGCTTTTGTTACTAGCTTACATTATTACACCGGAGGAGCATCGATTTTAGCAATTGACTTTGCAAATATTAATGATGATGCGCTTATCCACGCTCAAACAATGGCATTTGTTACACTTAGTGTTTCTCAATTATTTCATTCTTTGAATTTGCGCAGTACAAAAAAATCACTTTTCCAAGTTGGTCTTTTTACGAATAAGTTTTTACTGGCATCAATACTTTTAGGGGTTCTAATTCAAGTCATTTTAGTTTCTACTCCTGTTTTTAATAACATTTTTGGGATTCATATGTTAACTGTAAAAGACTGGTTGTTCGTTCTAACTGTTTCACTTGTACCAGTTATTTTTAGTGAACTTTCAAAAGCATGGAAACGGATTTTTTAA
- the crcB gene encoding fluoride efflux transporter CrcB, whose protein sequence is MIWIVGLGGALGAVARFLLGKFINGRSNGLFGFPLATLVINISGSFLLGVIVNLHMQGQMDEWLWLFLGVGFCGAYTTFSTFGYETIMLIEAKKTNLALLYVTSSIVVGVIAAAIGFII, encoded by the coding sequence ATGATTTGGATTGTTGGTCTTGGTGGTGCTTTAGGTGCTGTAGCTCGTTTTTTGTTAGGAAAATTTATAAATGGACGTTCTAATGGCTTGTTTGGCTTTCCATTAGCTACTTTGGTTATAAATATTTCAGGTTCCTTTTTACTGGGGGTTATCGTTAATCTTCATATGCAAGGGCAAATGGATGAATGGCTGTGGCTTTTTCTCGGGGTAGGATTTTGCGGAGCCTATACAACCTTCTCAACTTTTGGATATGAAACAATCATGTTAATAGAAGCGAAAAAAACTAATTTGGCGCTTCTTTATGTGACATCCTCCATAGTAGTCGGTGTTATTGCAGCAGCTATAGGCTTTATAATTTAG
- the crcB gene encoding fluoride efflux transporter CrcB — translation MQVILVMIGGFFGAIARFSVGEWFHSADVFPFATLFVNLVGCFLLGWFLTFMKQRKKIWPRLTLFIGTGFIGSFTTFSTFSVETIQLFENDHVLLGAFYVIASIIFGLLLAFIGSKIAIPQKKEGDIV, via the coding sequence ATGCAAGTAATTTTAGTAATGATTGGCGGATTTTTTGGAGCCATCGCAAGGTTTAGTGTTGGGGAATGGTTTCATTCTGCTGATGTTTTCCCTTTTGCAACTTTATTTGTAAATTTAGTGGGGTGTTTCTTACTAGGATGGTTTCTAACATTTATGAAACAAAGAAAAAAGATTTGGCCTAGATTAACTTTATTTATCGGAACTGGGTTTATTGGCTCTTTTACGACTTTTTCAACATTTTCTGTTGAAACAATCCAGCTATTCGAAAATGACCATGTTTTACTTGGAGCATTTTATGTGATTGCTAGTATAATATTTGGTTTATTATTAGCTTTTATTGGCAGTAAAATAGCCATTCCCCAGAAAAAAGAAGGCGACATTGTATGA
- a CDS encoding acyl-CoA thioesterase: MQAHTYEFRVEWGDTDAAGIVYNPNFYKWMDQAVHYYFESIGFPLLNLVRDEKIGIPVIESKCNFQKPLYFADHVVLHTNIIGLHNKVIKFGHIFMKEGNKIAEGYQVRALASFDGEKLQAITIPDRMRQAIMESGVIEPSQV, encoded by the coding sequence ATGCAAGCACATACATATGAATTTCGTGTTGAATGGGGTGACACTGACGCTGCTGGGATTGTCTACAATCCTAATTTTTATAAGTGGATGGATCAAGCGGTCCATTATTATTTTGAGAGTATTGGTTTCCCACTTTTAAATCTTGTCCGCGATGAAAAAATCGGAATTCCAGTTATCGAGTCTAAATGCAATTTTCAAAAGCCGCTCTATTTTGCAGACCATGTTGTTCTTCATACAAATATTATCGGGCTGCACAACAAAGTTATTAAATTTGGCCACATATTTATGAAAGAAGGCAATAAAATAGCGGAAGGTTATCAAGTTAGGGCATTAGCGAGCTTTGATGGTGAAAAGCTACAGGCTATTACGATTCCAGACCGAATGAGACAAGCGATAATGGAAAGCGGTGTTATTGAGCCAAGCCAAGTATAA
- a CDS encoding metallophosphoesterase, whose translation MELLLMTMIILIPIYFYKKAHQNTKDVTINKVKINDNSLTCIDYRPTLKILQLSDLHLENISISSTELFEKLKDETIDLITLTGDFLDRKWTIPKLIPYLEVLNELNAKYGIYAVLGNHDYVLRNKDLEKLVHTLEQYNCKVLQNDNEIIYVHGHPVNIIGIDDFSTKRSNLDASYKKIIQGTNLVITHDPNIVLHMKNYHFDYLLAGHFHGGQICYPKAYHLVKMGKLARMDIIKGLHVHDGKPFYISEGLGQTGVNIRVGSRPEITLHELHLTVAENEKIQAI comes from the coding sequence TTGGAATTATTACTAATGACGATGATTATCTTGATTCCGATTTATTTTTATAAAAAAGCCCATCAAAATACGAAGGATGTCACCATAAATAAAGTAAAAATAAATGATAACAGCTTAACCTGTATTGACTATCGTCCTACATTAAAAATATTACAGCTTTCTGATTTGCATCTTGAGAATATTTCGATTTCCTCAACAGAACTATTTGAAAAACTTAAAGATGAAACAATTGATTTAATTACCCTTACTGGCGATTTTCTAGATAGAAAGTGGACCATTCCTAAACTAATTCCTTACCTTGAGGTATTAAACGAGCTGAATGCAAAATATGGAATTTATGCCGTTTTAGGTAACCATGATTATGTATTAAGAAACAAGGATCTAGAAAAATTAGTCCATACATTGGAACAATATAACTGCAAAGTTCTGCAAAATGACAATGAAATCATTTATGTTCACGGGCACCCTGTAAACATCATTGGCATCGATGACTTTAGTACAAAACGTAGCAATCTTGACGCATCCTATAAAAAAATAATACAAGGAACAAATCTTGTAATAACACATGACCCAAATATTGTTTTGCATATGAAAAATTACCATTTTGATTATTTGCTTGCAGGTCATTTTCACGGAGGACAAATTTGTTATCCAAAAGCCTATCACCTTGTAAAAATGGGAAAGCTAGCGCGAATGGATATTATTAAAGGGCTCCATGTCCACGATGGAAAGCCATTTTATATAAGTGAAGGGCTTGGTCAAACTGGGGTTAATATCAGGGTAGGAAGCCGTCCGGAAATAACTTTGCATGAACTTCATTTAACCGTTGCTGAGAACGAAAAAATCCAAGCGATTTAA